The following proteins are encoded in a genomic region of Pyrus communis chromosome 11, drPyrComm1.1, whole genome shotgun sequence:
- the LOC137709180 gene encoding uncharacterized protein, producing MKDSESLSVYLSRLFDIINQMKSYGEELSRERIVQKLLISLPKIYDAICSVIEHSRDLETIEVQEVVASLKGFEQRLELHDESSTEKAFASLTVATKGARSGGFSGNQRSQENWKSRGKCWDHKPNFVQKQNNTERSWDHKPNYAQR from the coding sequence ATGAAGGATAGTGAATCATTATCTGTATATCTCTCTCGATTGTTTGATAtcattaatcaaatgaaaagtTATGGAGAAGAATTATCTAGGGAGAGAATTGTGCAGAAATTACTGATTAGTCttccaaaaatatatgatgcaaTTTGTTCTGTGATTGAGCACTCTAGAGACCTTGAAACTATTGAGGTTCAAGAGGTTGTGGCTTCTTTAAAAGGATTTGAGCAGAGGCTTGAATTACATGATGAGTCTTCAACTGAGAAAGCATTTGCAAGTTTAACTGTTGCAACTAAAGGTGCTAGAAGTGGTGGATTTTCTGGGAATCAGAGGTCTCAAGAGAATTGGAAGTCAAGGGGAAAATGTTGGGATCATAAGCCAAACTTTGTTCAGAAGCAGAATAACACTGAAAGAAGTTGGGATCACAAACCCAATTATGCTCAGAGATAG
- the LOC137749380 gene encoding putative zinc finger protein CONSTANS-LIKE 11, whose translation MEPLCVFCGVERAVVYCRSDMARLCFHCDGCVHSANGLSRRHPRSLLCDKCNAQPAIIRCIDEKMSLCQSCDHWNHNNNSINGTTTASAVGGMGGHRTHALTCYTGCPSLSQFSRIWSSVLEGSSSSGGNFESSNWDQSLGSAVVAINQDQTCISNNGLEGRDSNERPFGLVVTAGNLNGGSSLNHSCGRKFDPWLASSSTLIPSNPICMPHGKDQTPFLPQESSLPKGYNNFKDLAIQDSNVLCDGLNIDDVPMNFENPDGIFCPRVPSRYQFEDGEMDCLLMEKNIPVTESNGPNENAAQASSSGQRDCVAFRSSCGSDTVLPGMNGSANCLLMNPTCSRSINLGFPTTQQVHPSMSLSLSSISRECNPDYQDRGLSPVFLAGEPWESTLEASSPQARDKAKMRYKEKKKTRTFGKQIRYASRKARADTRKRVKGRFIKAGEEYDYDPLVTRSF comes from the exons atggagcCTCTATGTGTGTTCTGTGGGGTGGAAAGGGCAGTTGTCTACTGTAGATCGGATATGGCTCGCCTTTGCTTTCACTGTGATGGATGTGTGCACTCAGCGAACGGTTTATCACGCAGGCACCCTCGTTCCCTTCTATGCGACAAGTGCAATGCTCAGCCTGCTATTATACGATGTATAGATGAGAAGATGTCATTATGTCAAAGCTGTGATCACTGGAATCATAACAATAATAGTATTAATGGAACTACTACTGCTTCAGCAGTAGGTGGGATGGGGGGACATAGGACTCATGCATTGACTTGCTACACGGGTTGCCCTAGTTTGTCTCAGTTTTCGAGAATTTGGTCTTCGGTTCTTGAAGGATCTTCTTCTTCAGGTGGTAATTTTGAAAGTAGTAACTGGGATCAGTCACTTGGATCAGCTGTAGTGGCAATAAATCAGGATCAGACTTGCATTAGTAATAATGGTTTGGAAGGTAGAGATAGTAATGAAAGACCATTTGGGTTGGTTGTGACTGCTGGCAATTTGAATGGAGGATCATCATTAAATCACTCTTGTGGCCGCAAGTTTGATCCTTGGTTAGCTAGTAGTTCTACTTTGATTCCATCGAATCCGATTTGCATGCCTCACGGTAAAGATCAAACACCTTTCTTGCCTCAGGAGTCTAGCCTGCCAAAG GGATATAACAATTTCAAAGATCTTGCAATTCAGGATAGCAATGTTCTATGTGATGGCCTCAACATTGATGATGTTCCAATGAACTTCGAAAATCCTGATGGGATATTCTGTCCACGAGTTCCTTCCAGATACCAGTTTGAGGATGGAGAAATGGATTGCCTGTTAATGGAGAAAAACATACCAGTCACTGAGTCTAATGGTCCTAACGAGAATGCTGCACAG GCATCATCATCAGGCCAACGAGACTGTGTGGCTTTTCGATCCTCTTGTGGATCAGATACTGTGCTGCCAGGCATGAATGGTAGTGCAAACTGCTTACTCATGAATCCTACTTGTAGCAGAAGCATCAACCTTGGATTTCCTACCACGCAACAAGTTCATCCGAGCATGTCACTTTCACTGTCCAGCATCAGCAGGGAATGCAATCCTGATTACCAAGATCGTGGATTGTCACCAGTCTTTCTGGCCGGAGAGCCTTGGGAGTCAACTTTGGAGGCTAGCAGTCCACAAGCAAGGGACAAAGCAAAGATGAGAtacaaggagaaaaagaaaactcgCAC gtttggtaaacaaataAGATATGCCTCTAGGAAGGCCAGAGCTGATACTAGAAAACGCGTCAAAGGAAGATTTATTAAGGCTGGCGAAGAATATGATTACGATCCACTTGTGACAAGGAGCTTCTGA